The Candidatus Saccharibacteria bacterium oral taxon 488 genome has a segment encoding these proteins:
- a CDS encoding UDP-N-acetylmuramoyl-L-alanyl-D-glutamate--2,6-diaminopimelate ligase, giving the protein MKATLVKFVRKVLPGGMLRRLENGYRRLRVKLVSARYGNPSKHLRVIAVTGTNGKTTTSCYINEILKEAHFTTAMFTTAVIEVAGKRKLNDLNATVASTARMQRFFRDAKRANADYVVLEVTSHALDQHKLDGVPIEAAVMTNLTQDHLDYHKTMEEYAAAKGKLFQLRPRFIVLNRDDEWYDYFNQFVASEQKMTYGRSVEAEAKITHVKLYRKGTEADVVLDHQTHLELATNLPGEFNVMNMTAATTLAYLLGVKLEDIQEGVANVEAVPGRFERAVEGLGYDVIVDYAHTPDALEKLLAAARGITKQRVILVFGACGDRDQGKRPIMGEIAARGADRIFLTDEESYNEDPEQIRRMLMEGIERGRGDAKTTEIADRRQAIERALGCARKGDMVLITGMGHEQYRIVNGQRLPWNDGQVVREIVGRERAA; this is encoded by the coding sequence ATGAAAGCCACATTGGTGAAGTTTGTGAGGAAAGTGCTGCCGGGCGGGATGCTGCGGCGGTTAGAAAATGGGTATCGGCGGTTGCGCGTCAAGCTGGTTAGCGCGCGGTATGGTAATCCGTCAAAGCACCTCAGGGTGATCGCGGTGACTGGGACGAATGGCAAGACGACAACGTCGTGCTATATCAATGAGATTTTGAAAGAAGCTCATTTCACGACCGCGATGTTCACCACAGCGGTGATCGAGGTGGCGGGCAAGCGAAAACTCAATGACCTCAATGCCACGGTGGCGAGCACAGCGCGAATGCAGCGGTTTTTCCGCGACGCCAAGCGGGCGAACGCTGACTACGTGGTGCTGGAGGTGACGAGTCATGCGCTGGATCAGCACAAGCTGGACGGCGTGCCGATCGAGGCGGCGGTGATGACGAATTTGACGCAGGATCACCTCGACTATCACAAGACGATGGAAGAGTACGCGGCGGCCAAGGGCAAGCTGTTTCAGCTGCGGCCGCGGTTTATCGTGCTCAACCGCGATGACGAGTGGTATGATTATTTCAATCAGTTTGTCGCCAGCGAGCAAAAGATGACGTATGGCCGAAGCGTGGAGGCTGAGGCAAAGATTACCCACGTCAAGTTGTACCGCAAGGGCACCGAGGCCGACGTAGTGCTGGATCATCAGACACACTTGGAGTTGGCGACGAATCTGCCGGGCGAGTTCAACGTGATGAATATGACGGCTGCGACGACGCTGGCGTATTTATTGGGCGTCAAGCTGGAGGATATCCAGGAGGGCGTAGCCAATGTCGAGGCCGTGCCGGGGCGGTTTGAGCGAGCGGTTGAGGGTCTGGGCTATGACGTGATCGTTGATTATGCTCATACGCCGGATGCGCTGGAAAAACTGTTGGCGGCGGCCCGCGGCATCACCAAGCAGCGGGTGATCTTGGTGTTCGGGGCGTGTGGCGATCGTGATCAGGGCAAGCGACCGATTATGGGTGAGATCGCGGCGCGTGGGGCGGATCGGATTTTCCTGACTGACGAGGAGAGTTATAACGAAGATCCGGAGCAGATCCGGCGGATGTTGATGGAAGGAATTGAGCGCGGTCGTGGCGACGCGAAAACGACGGAGATTGCCGATCGGCGTCAGGCGATTGAGCGAGCGCTCGGCTGTGCCAGGAAGGGCGACATGGTGCTGATCACTGGCATGGGTCACGAACAATATCGGATCGTCAATGGCCAGCGGCTGCCGTGGAATGATGGCCAGGTGGTGCGCGAGATCGTTGGTCGGGAACGGGCGGCGTGA
- a CDS encoding Hsp20 family protein, with amino-acid sequence MARKNDDLLIEDELTAAFLNDDLANDAPQPAAPAATPATAAPAPEDDWEDEADDLMGQLAVDVFESETELIIKARTAGVDRNDLDVSISDGILTISGTLSSGDETDVKNWHIQECYWGEFSRTLALPVAVNEEGVKAELKDGVLTITFEKIKQERAKKIQVL; translated from the coding sequence ATGGCACGCAAAAACGACGATTTGTTAATTGAGGATGAGCTAACTGCAGCTTTCTTGAATGATGATCTGGCTAACGACGCACCACAACCAGCCGCTCCTGCAGCAACACCGGCTACTGCAGCGCCCGCTCCTGAGGATGACTGGGAGGATGAGGCCGATGATCTGATGGGGCAGCTAGCGGTCGATGTATTTGAGTCAGAAACCGAACTTATTATCAAAGCCCGGACGGCTGGTGTTGATCGTAACGACCTAGATGTCAGCATCTCGGACGGCATCCTCACGATCAGCGGCACCCTATCAAGCGGCGACGAGACCGATGTCAAGAACTGGCATATCCAAGAATGCTACTGGGGCGAATTTAGCCGTACCCTGGCGCTGCCCGTCGCGGTCAACGAAGAAGGCGTCAAGGCCGAACTCAAAGACGGCGTGCTCACCATCACTTTTGAGAAAATTAAACAAGAACGTGCCAAGAAAATCCAGGTTCTCTAA
- a CDS encoding peptidoglycan bridge formation glycyltransferase FemA/FemB family protein yields the protein MNQHFLQSTAWQTFQESLGRTTFRNSGPGWEYLAILERSTGNSRLYCPYGPTADDEHSLAASLDSLAQLGKKHCVTFLRAEPTNRAFTAYLQTHGWKKVTYQKLQPEHSHVIDLTQPQDQLIAHMAQPVRNVYRNYHKKGVAVHRSTDPHDIDILLKFVHQVARQRGITPHPDSYFRQQAATLFPLGAATLYYAALDDQPIAAALFYHSSDTLYYAHAGASSDPAHRKLNAGTALLAEAIINAQQRGLTTADLYGIAPDGADKNHPWTGFTKFKRSFGGHDVAFAGAWDLPLQRSRYWLYRAYQTLR from the coding sequence ATGAACCAACATTTTTTACAATCAACCGCCTGGCAAACCTTTCAAGAATCGCTCGGGCGCACCACCTTTCGCAATAGCGGCCCGGGCTGGGAATATCTAGCTATCCTGGAGCGCAGCACCGGCAACTCCCGCCTGTACTGCCCGTATGGCCCGACTGCCGATGACGAACATTCGCTAGCGGCATCTCTTGATTCCCTAGCTCAGCTTGGTAAAAAACACTGCGTTACTTTCCTGCGCGCTGAGCCAACCAACCGCGCGTTTACCGCCTATCTGCAAACTCACGGCTGGAAAAAAGTCACCTACCAAAAGCTCCAGCCCGAGCACTCGCACGTCATTGACTTGACTCAGCCGCAAGACCAGCTGATCGCCCATATGGCGCAGCCAGTTCGTAATGTGTACCGCAATTATCATAAAAAAGGCGTTGCCGTCCACCGCTCGACTGACCCGCACGACATTGATATCTTACTGAAATTTGTCCACCAGGTCGCCCGGCAGCGCGGCATTACGCCACATCCTGATAGTTATTTTCGCCAGCAAGCCGCCACTCTCTTCCCGCTCGGCGCGGCCACGCTGTATTACGCCGCGCTTGATGATCAGCCCATCGCCGCTGCCCTGTTTTACCACAGCAGCGACACGCTATATTACGCCCACGCTGGCGCCTCATCAGACCCAGCTCACCGCAAACTTAACGCTGGCACTGCCCTGCTGGCCGAGGCAATTATTAACGCTCAGCAGCGCGGATTAACCACCGCTGACCTCTACGGCATTGCCCCCGACGGCGCCGACAAAAACCATCCGTGGACTGGCTTCACTAAGTTCAAACGCTCATTTGGCGGACACGACGTTGCCTTTGCCGGCGCTTGGGATTTGCCATTACAGCGCAGCCGCTACTGGCTGTACCGCGCCTACCAAACGCTGCGTTAA
- a CDS encoding 50S rRNA methyltransferase yields the protein MKITILTVGKRHEPWVEPGIKRFLERLRAPFAAEMIIIPHSGQISDRARQDESERLISRLKPHDFVILLDERGRNLGSPELSQLILDHTDQHIVIIIGGAYGVTEMLHRRADIVWSLSRLVFPHQLVRLILAEQLYRAQEIARGGSYHHD from the coding sequence ATGAAAATTACCATCCTCACCGTTGGCAAGCGGCACGAGCCCTGGGTAGAGCCAGGCATTAAGCGCTTTTTAGAGCGCCTTAGAGCGCCATTCGCCGCAGAAATGATCATCATCCCACATTCCGGCCAAATCAGCGACAGAGCGCGCCAGGACGAGTCAGAACGCCTGATATCTCGCCTCAAGCCGCACGACTTCGTCATCCTCCTCGACGAGCGCGGCCGCAACCTGGGCTCGCCAGAACTATCGCAGCTCATTCTCGATCACACCGATCAGCACATCGTTATCATCATTGGCGGGGCCTATGGCGTCACCGAGATGCTTCACCGGCGAGCCGACATCGTTTGGTCACTATCACGCCTGGTGTTTCCGCACCAGCTGGTACGGCTCATTCTCGCCGAGCAGCTGTACCGCGCCCAAGAGATCGCTCGAGGCGGTTCGTATCATCACGACTAG
- a CDS encoding DUF87 domain-containing protein — translation MARKKKLDAIDIAAQQRAREQAEVEQAFLTGVRTLRDFIAPSSLELKSDHFRLGSKYGRTMYVYGYPRELYTGWLSSVINIDEVLDISMFIYPVDTQVVLNNLRKKVTQLEASLSINSEKGKVRDPAMEAALQDAEELRNQLQIGSEKFFRFGLYITIYADSIDELNFIQHKIETIFGQQLVFSKVASAQQEQGLNSTIPQLTDQLQVRRNMNTGAISTSFPFTSADLTDGKGVLYGINMHNNGLVIFDRFSLENANMVVFAKSGAGKSFTVKLEALRSMMLGSDIVIIDPENEYQKLSDAVGGSYIRLSLNSDTRINPFDLPRVIDTDEADDALRANLVTLHGLLRQMLGGSQTTAGGQIIAGLTAAEEADIDQALIDTYARVGITADPLTHHSTPPTIADLYDTLLHMGGTGPSLAQRLRKFTSGTFAGIFSQQSNIDINNTMVVFNIRDLEDELRPIAMYIVLNHIWNITRTDQKRRMLIVDEAWQLMRYDDSANFLFSLAKRARKYQLGLTTITQDVEDFMGSKMGRAIVANSSMQLLLKQSTSAVDVLSSVFKLTEEEQKRLANFPVGQGLFFAGQNHVHIQIQASDTEYELINTSPISRHQLPSETPLGGYGAV, via the coding sequence ATGGCTAGAAAAAAGAAGCTGGACGCCATTGATATCGCCGCCCAACAGCGGGCCCGCGAGCAGGCCGAGGTTGAGCAGGCTTTTCTCACCGGTGTGAGAACCCTGCGTGACTTCATCGCCCCGAGCAGTCTCGAGCTCAAATCCGACCACTTCCGCCTCGGTTCAAAGTATGGGCGCACCATGTACGTCTACGGCTATCCGCGCGAGTTATACACCGGTTGGCTCAGCTCGGTGATCAACATCGACGAGGTGCTAGATATTAGCATGTTCATTTATCCAGTTGACACCCAGGTGGTGCTCAACAACTTACGCAAGAAAGTGACTCAGCTCGAGGCTAGCCTCAGCATTAATTCTGAGAAGGGCAAGGTGCGCGACCCAGCGATGGAAGCGGCATTACAGGATGCCGAGGAACTGCGCAACCAGCTACAGATCGGCTCGGAAAAGTTCTTCCGCTTTGGCCTTTACATCACGATTTATGCCGACAGTATTGATGAACTCAACTTTATCCAGCACAAGATCGAGACAATTTTTGGCCAGCAGCTGGTATTCTCTAAGGTTGCCTCGGCCCAACAAGAGCAGGGCCTCAATAGCACCATTCCGCAGCTAACCGACCAGCTCCAGGTTCGCCGTAACATGAATACCGGCGCCATTTCTACCAGCTTTCCGTTTACTTCGGCCGACCTGACCGACGGCAAAGGTGTGTTATATGGTATCAATATGCACAATAATGGTCTGGTGATTTTTGACCGCTTTTCCCTCGAGAATGCCAACATGGTAGTGTTCGCTAAATCTGGTGCTGGTAAGTCGTTTACCGTGAAGCTAGAGGCGCTGCGCAGCATGATGCTTGGTTCAGACATCGTGATTATCGACCCAGAAAACGAATACCAGAAATTATCCGACGCCGTCGGCGGTAGCTATATTCGACTGAGCCTCAATAGTGATACTCGTATCAATCCGTTTGATCTGCCGCGAGTGATTGATACTGATGAGGCGGACGATGCACTGAGGGCGAATTTGGTGACGCTGCATGGACTGTTGCGGCAGATGCTGGGTGGCTCACAGACGACGGCGGGCGGGCAGATTATCGCTGGACTGACAGCCGCTGAAGAGGCTGATATTGACCAGGCGCTGATCGACACCTACGCCCGCGTCGGCATCACCGCTGACCCGTTGACACATCACTCGACACCGCCAACTATCGCCGACCTCTACGATACGCTGCTTCATATGGGCGGCACCGGGCCAAGCCTCGCTCAGCGGCTGCGCAAATTTACCTCCGGTACTTTCGCCGGTATCTTTAGCCAGCAATCAAATATTGATATCAATAACACCATGGTGGTCTTTAATATCCGTGACCTCGAGGACGAACTGCGGCCGATCGCCATGTATATTGTGCTCAATCACATCTGGAATATTACGCGTACCGACCAGAAACGGCGCATGCTCATCGTCGATGAGGCGTGGCAGCTGATGCGCTACGACGACTCAGCCAACTTCCTATTTTCTCTCGCCAAGCGTGCCCGCAAATACCAGCTCGGTCTCACGACCATCACCCAGGACGTCGAGGACTTTATGGGTAGCAAGATGGGCCGAGCCATTGTCGCTAACTCGTCGATGCAGCTGCTGCTCAAGCAGTCAACCAGCGCCGTTGATGTCCTTTCCAGTGTCTTCAAACTAACCGAGGAGGAGCAAAAACGCCTCGCCAATTTCCCGGTGGGGCAGGGGCTATTCTTTGCCGGACAAAACCACGTTCACATCCAGATTCAGGCCAGTGATACCGAATACGAACTCATCAACACCTCGCCGATCTCTCGACACCAACTACCATCAGAAACGCCGCTCGGCGGGTACGGGGCAGTGTAG
- a CDS encoding AAA family ATPase encodes MRLLLVTRGIPGSGKSTFLAEQGLDNYTLSPDVIRLMLASPQLTLDGQTTMPSRQDAMVWRLLHEMLEQRMTRGETTVVDATHTTPNYFKTYGELCRKYRYRLVVIDFADVPLAVCQQRNKERPSYKVVPGSVLKRMHRRLQQSSLPKWVTVVRTAEEVNQLLTNQPENVDRYRAIHHIGDVQGCFTPLKEYFGRYPLRDDELYIFVGDLLDRGTENDAVMRFVCDELLERPNVRFVEGNHELYLWQWATDQPVAARVFSEQTQPQLEAAGIDKCRVVRLMRRMDQYILYQFRGQTVLVTHGGLSTLPERLPLVATSQLIHGVGAYDEVGAVDDAFLAQTDDATFQIHGHRNRQNYPMHYNERCYNLEGKVEFGGELRTVRLDENGMTPIAIRNQQAAARLYPENAAFLSQLRQNRYIRESILPGDISSFNFKPEAFYRQAWTTQTMRARGLFLNTLTNEIVIRAYDKFFNIGERRDTELAALEQTMAFPVRAWVKENGFLGLVGYDSAAGGLVMASKSTTEGDYAAAFRREFLEQFRAKLPSITDYLRRHNACLLFEVVLPRFDPHIIAYESDQLVLLDIVKRQVAYEAVDRQERERFAREIGANSKRLAAEFSSWREFAAWLDQLQGMMYQWRGEWIEGFVLEDAGGHHVKVKLDYYTFWRQMRTALEALQAGRRPSTRPDCPDPALAARVIEYMRQLPAEDLARMDIIALRRRFK; translated from the coding sequence ATGCGGCTACTATTGGTAACCAGAGGGATTCCCGGCTCTGGTAAGTCGACGTTTCTCGCGGAGCAGGGGCTTGATAATTATACGTTGTCGCCGGACGTGATACGGCTGATGCTGGCATCGCCGCAGCTGACGCTTGACGGGCAAACGACTATGCCGTCGCGTCAGGATGCAATGGTGTGGCGGTTGCTACACGAGATGCTGGAGCAGCGGATGACGCGGGGTGAGACGACGGTGGTTGATGCAACGCACACGACGCCAAATTATTTCAAGACGTATGGCGAGCTATGCCGGAAATATCGCTACCGGCTGGTGGTGATTGATTTTGCTGATGTGCCGCTGGCGGTATGTCAGCAGCGTAATAAAGAGCGGCCGAGCTATAAGGTGGTGCCGGGTAGCGTGCTTAAGCGTATGCATCGGCGACTACAGCAGAGTTCGCTGCCGAAATGGGTGACGGTGGTGCGGACGGCTGAGGAGGTGAATCAACTGCTTACTAATCAGCCGGAGAACGTTGATAGGTATCGGGCGATTCATCATATTGGCGATGTGCAGGGGTGTTTTACGCCGCTCAAGGAATATTTCGGGCGGTATCCGCTTCGGGATGATGAGCTGTATATTTTTGTCGGTGACCTGTTGGATCGCGGCACGGAGAATGATGCGGTGATGCGATTTGTTTGTGACGAGTTACTTGAGAGGCCAAACGTACGGTTCGTCGAGGGTAATCACGAGCTATATCTCTGGCAGTGGGCGACCGATCAACCGGTTGCGGCGCGGGTATTTAGCGAACAAACCCAGCCACAGCTGGAGGCGGCAGGCATCGATAAGTGCAGGGTAGTGCGGCTAATGCGGCGGATGGATCAATATATTTTATATCAGTTTCGAGGTCAAACGGTCTTGGTGACGCATGGTGGACTTAGTACGCTGCCGGAGCGGTTGCCGCTGGTGGCGACCAGCCAGCTGATCCATGGCGTGGGGGCCTATGACGAGGTTGGGGCGGTGGATGATGCATTTTTGGCGCAGACTGATGACGCGACGTTTCAGATTCACGGGCATCGCAACAGGCAAAATTATCCCATGCACTACAACGAACGGTGCTACAATTTAGAGGGAAAGGTTGAGTTTGGCGGCGAGCTGCGAACAGTGCGGTTGGACGAGAACGGCATGACGCCGATTGCTATTCGAAACCAACAGGCAGCAGCGCGGCTGTATCCAGAAAACGCAGCGTTCCTAAGCCAGCTGCGGCAGAATCGCTACATTCGTGAATCAATCCTGCCAGGGGACATCAGCTCGTTTAATTTCAAGCCCGAGGCATTTTATCGCCAAGCATGGACGACGCAGACGATGCGGGCGCGCGGACTGTTTCTCAATACGCTGACGAACGAGATCGTGATTCGGGCCTATGATAAGTTTTTTAACATTGGCGAGCGGCGCGATACTGAACTAGCGGCGCTGGAGCAGACGATGGCCTTTCCGGTGCGGGCGTGGGTGAAGGAGAATGGCTTTTTGGGGTTGGTCGGGTATGATTCGGCAGCGGGTGGGCTGGTGATGGCGTCAAAGTCAACGACCGAGGGTGACTATGCGGCGGCCTTTCGGCGAGAGTTTTTGGAGCAATTTCGAGCCAAGCTACCGTCCATCACTGATTATCTGCGCCGGCATAATGCGTGCCTATTGTTTGAGGTCGTGTTGCCGCGATTTGATCCGCATATTATCGCGTATGAGTCGGATCAGCTGGTGCTGCTCGATATCGTCAAGCGGCAGGTTGCATACGAGGCGGTCGACCGGCAGGAGCGGGAGCGATTTGCGCGTGAGATCGGGGCGAACAGCAAGCGTCTGGCGGCGGAGTTTTCGTCGTGGAGGGAGTTTGCGGCGTGGCTCGATCAGCTTCAAGGCATGATGTATCAGTGGCGGGGCGAGTGGATTGAGGGCTTTGTGCTCGAAGATGCTGGTGGTCATCATGTCAAGGTCAAGCTTGATTATTATACCTTTTGGCGGCAGATGCGAACAGCGCTGGAGGCACTGCAGGCTGGTCGGCGGCCATCAACGAGGCCCGATTGTCCTGATCCGGCGCTGGCAGCCCGGGTGATTGAATATATGCGGCAGCTACCCGCCGAGGACTTAGCGCGGATGGACATTATCGCGCTGCGGCGACGGTTTAAGTAG
- a CDS encoding valine--tRNA ligase: protein MQLAKQYTPNDYEPNIYAMWETSGALEPTGTGKPYSIVMPPPNANGNLHIGHALDMNLKDIMIRYHRMKGDDAVFIPGADHAGFETWVVYEKELAKQGKSRFDFSREQLYDQVWKFVEEKRGNMELQLRALGVSASWQHLTFTLDDKVIATVYETFKKMWDDGLVYRGERIVNYCTKHQTSFADIEVEHKNEKGKLWQIAYPTLDKIGEIVVATTRPETMLGDVAVAVHPDDERYKHLIGTRILLPITDEEIPIIADEYVDMDYGTGAVKITPAHDPNDFEMAQRHHLPLKQIISQEGTMVNVPPQFLGLTPAEARTRVLAALESLELRRGETDIEHAVGHCYKCGSVIEPMVKEQWFIKMQPLAQPAIEALEREEITFYPAAKRKELIAYLKQLKDWNISRQIPWGIPIPAFVNESDPRDWIFNIRTDERKIVVNGTTYIREEDTFDTWFSSGQWPYIVTDYLNGGELAKYFPTSLMETGMDIMRAWVARMIMLSLYRTGKLPFKDVYLHGMVNDEHNQKMSKSKGNVINPMELVSEFGSDATRMGIIAGRAPAQHQAFNKGAVIAARNFCNKLWNIARFVEAQIGDEHQIVDLEPQTPADHWIIRQLNDAANNVAVRLEQYRFSEAADTVYHAIWDDLADWYIESSKTAINRPLLSWALATSLKIAHPFAPFVTETIWQTLNYTDGILMRDHWPTPEKFDPIAAEQFEQLKTLVAEGRWVIAELPGNKKYRLLYGNDSLIADNQDTIKHLMRLESIAHTDQPRGLRLAAANREAWLDIDEKTLYQHQTDLEVRLSEARRTLANLQARLDNPTYIEKAPAHLVEETRQQLAEQEKLIQRFISELEVISSR, encoded by the coding sequence ATGCAACTAGCCAAACAATACACCCCAAACGATTACGAACCAAATATTTACGCCATGTGGGAAACCAGCGGTGCATTGGAGCCGACCGGCACCGGCAAACCGTACTCCATCGTCATGCCGCCGCCCAACGCTAATGGTAACTTGCACATTGGCCATGCCCTAGACATGAATTTGAAGGATATTATGATCCGCTATCACCGCATGAAGGGCGACGACGCGGTATTTATTCCTGGAGCAGATCATGCTGGCTTTGAGACATGGGTAGTTTATGAAAAAGAGCTAGCCAAACAGGGGAAAAGCCGCTTTGACTTTTCACGTGAACAACTATACGACCAGGTTTGGAAGTTTGTGGAAGAAAAACGCGGCAACATGGAGTTGCAGCTGCGCGCTCTGGGCGTCAGCGCTTCTTGGCAGCATTTAACCTTTACGCTGGACGATAAAGTCATCGCTACGGTGTACGAGACATTCAAAAAGATGTGGGATGACGGGCTAGTTTACCGCGGCGAGCGGATCGTTAATTATTGCACCAAACACCAAACCAGCTTCGCCGACATTGAGGTTGAACATAAAAATGAAAAAGGGAAGTTGTGGCAAATCGCTTACCCGACGCTGGATAAAATCGGCGAAATCGTAGTCGCCACCACGCGGCCAGAGACCATGCTGGGCGACGTGGCAGTAGCCGTCCACCCGGACGATGAGCGCTACAAACACCTCATCGGCACACGAATTTTATTGCCAATCACCGACGAGGAAATCCCGATTATCGCCGACGAGTACGTCGATATGGACTATGGCACTGGCGCAGTGAAAATTACACCGGCACACGACCCGAACGACTTCGAGATGGCCCAGCGCCACCATCTGCCGCTCAAACAAATCATCAGCCAAGAGGGCACCATGGTCAACGTACCGCCGCAATTCTTAGGCCTGACGCCAGCAGAAGCCCGCACTCGTGTCTTAGCAGCTCTGGAATCTTTGGAGTTGCGCCGCGGCGAAACAGACATTGAACATGCCGTCGGACATTGTTATAAATGCGGCAGCGTGATTGAGCCGATGGTTAAGGAGCAGTGGTTTATTAAAATGCAGCCGTTGGCTCAGCCAGCCATCGAAGCCTTAGAGAGGGAAGAGATTACCTTTTATCCAGCCGCTAAGCGCAAAGAACTCATCGCTTATCTTAAACAACTGAAAGACTGGAATATCTCCCGGCAAATCCCATGGGGTATCCCGATTCCAGCATTTGTCAATGAAAGCGACCCGCGCGATTGGATATTCAACATCCGCACTGACGAACGAAAGATAGTTGTAAATGGCACAACATATATCAGAGAAGAAGACACCTTTGACACCTGGTTCTCGTCTGGGCAGTGGCCATACATTGTTACCGATTATCTAAACGGCGGGGAACTAGCCAAATATTTTCCAACCAGCCTGATGGAAACTGGCATGGACATTATGCGGGCATGGGTAGCGCGCATGATTATGCTCAGCCTGTACCGCACTGGCAAACTACCGTTCAAGGACGTCTATCTGCACGGTATGGTCAACGACGAACATAATCAAAAAATGTCCAAATCCAAAGGTAATGTCATCAACCCAATGGAGCTAGTTTCAGAATTTGGCTCGGACGCCACCCGCATGGGTATAATCGCTGGCCGGGCGCCGGCCCAGCATCAAGCCTTTAACAAGGGCGCGGTCATCGCTGCCCGTAATTTCTGTAATAAGCTGTGGAATATCGCACGCTTCGTCGAGGCGCAAATCGGCGACGAACACCAAATCGTTGACCTAGAGCCGCAGACACCGGCCGACCACTGGATTATCCGCCAGCTGAACGACGCCGCTAATAACGTTGCCGTCCGCCTGGAGCAATACCGCTTTTCTGAAGCTGCAGACACAGTCTATCACGCTATTTGGGACGACTTAGCTGATTGGTACATCGAATCGTCAAAAACCGCTATCAACCGCCCATTGCTGTCATGGGCGCTAGCGACCAGCCTGAAAATCGCTCATCCATTCGCGCCATTCGTCACCGAGACGATTTGGCAGACGCTTAATTACACCGATGGCATTTTGATGCGTGACCACTGGCCAACCCCAGAGAAGTTCGACCCCATCGCCGCTGAGCAGTTTGAGCAGCTAAAGACGCTGGTCGCCGAAGGCCGCTGGGTGATCGCTGAACTGCCGGGCAATAAGAAATACCGCTTGTTATACGGTAATGACAGCCTCATCGCCGATAATCAAGACACCATCAAACACCTCATGCGCCTGGAGTCAATTGCACACACCGACCAGCCACGGGGCCTTAGGTTAGCGGCAGCAAACAGGGAAGCGTGGCTGGATATTGACGAGAAGACGCTCTATCAGCACCAGACCGATCTGGAAGTACGGCTAAGCGAGGCGCGGCGAACCCTGGCTAACCTCCAAGCACGACTGGATAACCCAACCTACATCGAAAAGGCACCAGCCCATCTCGTTGAGGAAACTCGCCAGCAGCTAGCCGAGCAGGAAAAGCTCATCCAGCGCTTTATCAGTGAGCTCGAAGTCATCAGCTCACGCTAA